ATGCCATATAGTGTTAGTGTTCGGCTACTAATAACTCATCATTATTTCTTGAACTGGAGTGCTCTAGAGTCTAGGACTTTGACTTTGAATTTTGTGACCTCACAGTGTTTTGATGCTTctgcactcagtggcgcccttatttctcgaagtaaataatcaaatcaatcgtgtacctaaggcctaagcattagtcttagaggatctatgacatgtaaactaaagttactaggagaaaaaagtaagcaagtaaaaaagtggtgaaaagcggcgggaaataagggcgccactgagtgccccccaactacatttttcccctaCTTCATCTCTTACATATTTCCTTGCATCCGTGTTGAAGATCCCCAACTTTATCAGTGGAGCTGTCTCATATTCTCTAGCCCGGTCAAAGCGTCTTATTTTAAGATAGTATTTGTGAATCTTTTTGAAGTCGTTTTCGGGTCAATCACCATtagcttctcttccttctacAAAGATGAAATTTCCTCGtgaaattcacgaaaattaGAGCAGAAGGTCTATGTGTTGTGCTTAATAAATTGTTCAGGATCTACATATTGGAACCTCTCTTATGCTTGTTTTTCTGTCCTCAGATTCCTTCCTCCGTCCTTTGTTTTTCACGCTTCTAGAAATATCTTTGCATCACATTCCTTCCTTTCCAGAACGTTCATCTACCGGAGATTCTCGCAAAAATATTGAGAGAGTTATGAGTTTAAAAGCGCCTATTTccagtttatttttctaattttaacaAGTCCTTGCAGAACTTCCGATCGAGACTCTCCTTACGGTTGTCGAAATATTAGGAGAACGATAAAGTCTGCCAAAGATTTTATGGCTAGTGATGCGTTCAAGACAATTTCCAACGATAAAGTTACTGTTGATGGGAAAAGGGAGAAATTAAACATTTTTTGCACCACACCCGAACGTATGTTTCAATTAACGATATCGAATTTcgccataatttttttcgaagtgcaTTGCTTTCTTTTGAAGATTATGCTTTGACGGATGCGGATGGTCTCTCACTTTTGTGCGGGCGCTTATGTTCCATGGATTTAGCGTTGTTAGGCTCCAAGGGCTATCTCATGAATGGTATCATTATTTTCTCAATAGAAACCTTTGTATTAGCCGTAGCCTTCATTTTAGATGTGTTTGAACGGTGTTTGAGAGGTGTCGTTCAAGCAAGAAGAAGCACCAGATCAGAACATAGCGGAGTTGGTCCTGCCATGCATGTTGTGAGATTTtaagatgctttttttttttagaaaaattaagttttCGCAATAGTCGCTCATTTATAGTGTCTTGCTTGGTTATGTCATGCTGCTCAGTGCTCAATTAGAGATGTCGTACCAGGGGGTGAAGTTTTCCCTCACGCGGAAAGTTATATTCGTGAGCGATTAGAACAAAGGAAGCTGCCTACAGTACCTGAAAGCGAGCGTACCGAACTGGCTGTATTGCAGGTTTGATAAAGTTTGAATCCGTTTAGTGATTAATGCAAACTGATGCAAATCATGACGACTATACACTAAAAATAATCGCATAATCTCTTAAATTTCTCAGCTTAGTGCTTCCTGGCGAAATTTATGCACCTGTAGATACATCGAGTGCATTTCAGAGCTTGATTTTAAGGTTTGCCGTGTTCTCGAGTTACTGTCTGTGTGCGATCTACGCTCCCAATCTCCAGTCGACCGTTCGATACTCATATTCGTCATATGCCGCCTAATTCTAGACAAGAACTCGTGTTGTACTATGCATCATAAAGCGAGTTTAGCTATTGAAAATGTTGGTTCACTAGTTTCTCCTTGGTACGGTACGATTATTTTGGATAAGGACGTGTTAAGATTCTTAACGCTTCCTCGCTAACCACAAGGGCAACCTTAGTCGAATTCTCTAACATTTTCTCGCTAATTTCAGGTAAGGTCAACTAGATTGGTTGAATTATTGATGTGTTTGGTGAATTTATTTCGAGTTGTTTCAGATGATCTCCCGAATTTGAAACTATGCCATGATTGCGTTCGCCTTTCGTTTCTTGATCCGTCATGTTGTCTATCATTATTCAGCTCTTTGCTTATTCATCTCTCTGAAAGAGCAGAATGTGAGCCTGCTAACTTGGTAAGCACAAtagggtcaaaaagacatgaagcacgatgcagctgcataagcggttgcgctcgaagcggcgcggagcgtagcggttgggatcgaggggGACCCTTACTAGTACCACCCAGCAGTTTGGGATTATCCCACATCGATTCTAACCGCCATCTCTACAGCGCCGctccgagcgcaaccgcttacgcatttgcgctgagcttcatgtcgttttgacccgactatatacaGCTTGAATCTCCAGTGCAGACTGCTAGGAATGGTCCATTTTTAGGACAAACTTTCAGAGAAGGATTTTGTCAATGCTCATCTGGAAGTGGTTGTTGACGTTTTTGAGGATGTTATGGATCTTTACGAAAATGTGAgttcaaaatgttcatttgTTCAAAATGTAAGAAGGAATTTCGAACAAACTTGGCCATTTTCTTGCAATAGCAAATTTCTAGTTGCTTTTATCAATAAAACATTTGTTTACTAATACAGATTATTTGAAGGGTGAATTTGAAAAgtgaagcaacaaaaaataagaatttgagTCTGAGGAGAAGCCGAcagaattttctcctttttttttttttttgggggggggggggggggggggcagaGAACTTGTGGATGACCTAATGATTGATGATTTAGCCAAGATTTTGATTATTCAATCAATGGGAACTGCTTACTTCCTGGATTTTGTGAGGATTCCgactataataataaaagcatAGAACTGTTCCGGGTTAAACGTGATTGATGCGGTTACCACCTCTATCATTAATACATTTATCATTAATACTCTTATCTCACACCTTTCGATCAAGTAACCTGCCTTTAAATCTGTCAGCAAGAGTATTTTTTAGGACAATAAACAGAAATGTGTCGTGATTGCAATGCTTGACACGACTCTATGTCCTTTACTGACTAATAAGATCACACCAGAACTGAATGAACAACTCATGGAAATGTTCCGTCGGTTGAAACGAGATATGGTGAGAAAAACACATGTTAAAGTTCCTCCAGAACTTTGTAGTTCAGTTGCACAACCTTTACAATGTTTCTATCTTCTCAGacgtcactttttttaaaattacttcttGTGACTTATAGGTTGTATATGTTTGCACGTGCATGTTGCAGGGTGCATCCACATGTCCGGATGGGGCGCTCTCCTATCGCCTTCTTCGCAATTTGATCGATCGCTTTGAAATTCAATCCAGTGACAGTGCAGTGGGACTCGCGGATGGCTGAAAATGCACTTTGTTTGATCTCTTTATTCGATATCTGCTCGTGCTATTGATTTGTAAACTGATTACTCACCCGGTCTTGATACTGATTGTTCTTCGgttattattgtttgttttagcTAGATTCACGGTGTATGAATCGGTTCATACTCACTTACATGGAGAAATTGCTCACTTTGTAGTTGTACATTAGTTCTTATCTTCTATATGTAATCAGTCAAGAACATTTGAAAACCGATCCCATTGAATACTCCGTCTAAGAAGAATGGTAGAAATAGTTGAGAAGTGGAAAATCTCTTGCTTTTGCTTCGTTCGTTTAATCTGGCATTTTATTGTCCAATACAGCAATATTTTACGATATATACTAATAAAAGTAGAACTCAGTCAAGAAAATGTAGGAGTACTCCAACTTTCCAAAACGAAGTGTGAATGATCACTTCATTATCTGCAAATTGTGCTTGACGGAGAAAAGCGTACGGATTCTAAATAGGTTGCTTGGATTAGTATGGTTCCAACAAGAAAATAGATCCCTAACTATCAAAGGTCGCATTCTGATTGTGCTGTattcaaagagaaagaaattgacCGCGAAGCAGAGATTTGAttctgcattgcaatggaaaTTCCGTTCATTTGCAGTATTTCAACTACTACTATACTTGGGACTTTGGTTTATAGGTTGAGGTTTCCAGAAAGCACCCAACTGACACTAATGGAGCATGGTTATCATCGATTTGTTCGGAGTAACTTAGCTATGAGATCTCATATGTCGTTTCATTCCTTTGTGTCTactcacatttttttgttttgttctcttttttgaggTAAATCCCATAGAAGCACAGAGATTGGAGAATTATGTTTTGCACATCAAATCTCCTTGTTTCTAAGGTTCATTCTGCATTATTTAATCGGTAAAAGCAAAGATTTTAGCTATCCCAGAGATCTTTAAGGGAACCTTATCGaattacgtgcataaataCGTGTAAACGATTAATTTCTGTTACTGATATTGCACGGAAAggatttttgtgtttgttcaGTTCATCGAAGAGGAGTGATGATGAACGAACGGTGTGACGTCGCACGTGCACAACTTGCTTCTTCCCGTTTgctttctgtttgttttctggTACCAGCAAACGTACAGCACATGTCAGCTGCAAAACGACGTATTCTATATAACATAGCCGAAAAGCTATCTCTCTTGCATGTTTCTCTGCATGTGGATAGCAATAAGAGAGCAGTTAATCCGGAAAGAAGTCCGGTCTATGACTTAAATAAGCTGTAAGGGTCTATTACTTAAATGAACTATAAGAATGACTTGAGATTTTTTTACGAATAGTTGGGTTCAAGATCCAATTTgtttcgtggattttgttcGAGCAAGCTATCCTGCGTGATTTTATTCCTCCCGAAATCGTCTAATTTCTTCAGTCGTCAGAGCTTTCGCTTGAACATCCATGTATTCACCTGCTACTAGAACGTGGAGCATTTTAAGGCGAAGATTTATTTCTGAGATTATTGTAGGCACTATTTTAGACTTAAATTTGCAGTTTTACgctgaaaagaaatagaagagaacGATTCGGAAAGGTTTAGGCGTGACAAACAGGGTTCCAGGGCTCGGATTAGTTGTGTGGGTTATGTTTTCGATGCTTTGATGCGAATTGGAAATAAACGGCTAGTAAATTATGAACTTGTTACGTTCACAGGGAGCCAGTACAGGAGGCTGATGGTAATTTTTAGGAACCAGTAAGGTACGGTTTTTATGGTAAATCCCTTTCACCTTTTGATCCTCTCACTTGTTTTCATCTGACACCGAAACATTCCAACATGTAGAACATATGACTGATCCGGAAActtctcaacattttttcaagCCTCTTCGATGGTGGAAACTGTTCTGGTAAACGCTCGTTTCAACGagtctttccaaaaaaaaaaatccacactgCTGCTGCTGGTGCTTACCACGCTTATATTACAGCTcctcatatttattattgttgtttgtttatattaCCTCTCCACTGAATGGTCGCATTGTAAATTGTTAGGGTAATAAACTAAACTAATGCACCTCACACGTCAACAAGTCAATAATGCATCCACAAGACAAcaaagttccttttttttcttcacgaacCACAAAATTAGATGGCTGAGGTTTTTTCCGCCGATTTTTGTTCCTCTCCTGCGAA
This window of the Necator americanus strain Aroian chromosome III, whole genome shotgun sequence genome carries:
- a CDS encoding hypothetical protein (NECATOR_CHRIII.G12858.T3); amino-acid sequence: MGAEWFKKCLPLEFYDQFIKEGIYPDGRSISAFTPLSFKLGDWGGVGSALIRQGGVAVSCSVQASLALVHDGPLMTLEIEACSSVSQMEINDITDILNRLFANKAIFPRSAFEVKGTEDSIPMTWELKLHIQILNSDGSIPEAVVCATSAALSNVRLPAVKLAHAKEDESPIQRDEISVLEETTPLNLATLPFAVSFHIFRNSKQDKILVDPPQELVQYCAAKVFMVVDGKNVLFMRTRGVIRDDQFLSTMSALAERRHQDIAKTKMSTEVEDILKNAQAAEFNQAVFEEDLENLSLLEDSRDSFVFNATLDESQPGTSDRDSPYGCRNIRRTIKSAKDFMASDAFKTISNDKVTVDGKREKLNIFCTTPEHYALTDADGLSLLCGRLCSMDLALLGSKGYLMNDVFERCLRGVVQARRSTRSEHSGVGPAMHVCLAWLCHAAQCSIRDVVPGGEVFPHAESYIRERLEQRKLPTVPESERTELAVLQVCRVLELLSVCDLRSQSPVDRSILIFVICRLILDKNSCCTMHHKASLAIENILNASSLTTRATLVEFSNIFSLISDDLPNLKLCHDCVRLSFLDPSCCLSLFSSLLIHLSERAECEPANLDKLSEKDFVNAHLEVVVDVFEDVMDLYENDNKQKCVVIAMLDTTLCPLLTNKITPELNEQLMEMFRRLKRDMGASTCPDGALSYRLLRNLIDRFEIQSSDSAVGLADG
- a CDS encoding hypothetical protein (NECATOR_CHRIII.G12858.T2) yields the protein MSTEVEDILKNAQAAEFNQAVFEEDLENLSLLEDSRDSFVFNATLDESQPGTSDRDSPYGCRNIRRTIKSAKDFMASDAFKTISNDKVTVDGKREKLNIFCTTPEHYALTDADGLSLLCGRLCSMDLALLGSKGYLMNDVFERCLRGVVQARRSTRSEHSGVGPAMHVCLAWLCHAAQCSIRDVVPGGEVFPHAESYIRERLEQRKLPTVPESERTELAVLQVCRVLELLSVCDLRSQSPVDRSILIFVICRLILDKNSCCTMHHKASLAIENILNASSLTTRATLVEFSNIFSLISDDLPNLKLCHDCVRLSFLDPSCCLSLFSSLLIHLSERAECEPANLDKLSEKDFVNAHLEVVVDVFEDVMDLYENDNKQKCVVIAMLDTTLCPLLTNKITPELNEQLMEMFRRLKRDMGASTCPDGALSYRLLRNLIDRFEIQSSDSAVGLADG